One Clarias gariepinus isolate MV-2021 ecotype Netherlands chromosome 18, CGAR_prim_01v2, whole genome shotgun sequence genomic window carries:
- the prr36a gene encoding mucin-17 — protein sequence MKPDGVAATPAEPVDDVVEPVPEADVNEEQVQQDSNPSSPQPEQPENEFVQEGANSTVPPAAKEVDGKCSKRKDTNKAPVKTMPGTAGAKATMATGAASRPATAQSRVANGVMKTASNGASKKPAGMGSEVKKSVPVGASAQVKKVPAVATAAPRTQVKPAERKPVASARPEPSTSSGMRKTSAASSSTLSKKPGTGDSNAAFKPKTTAPRPTTAPRPTTAPRPTTAPRPTTAPAAKASVSGTFKAAPLPKTTRPTVATTRPSTSLAAVRPTTTASKSTSLRTVSAPSAVESASSQPSKASTTVAAKKDIKTTTSATARKPVASSTTRSTATKASKPEAPKLGPAAKRLPKDTKTSHLKMDETKQVPTRKVPPSPRNISARPASSKMPAELSNHKQGVGSNLISAKRPTAKPSQSVLPLVIKGKPLDQQSSELQEPAAILETSASVTTVAIAPVESMVEAQSPSVELAQSDQQTNALMDGLGEGVPVSESANMETVLPKVTMDAAPLDIQSVPEFVMSNPSTIVPEPEKVYDHVLVVAPMAQEMTEQEPVTASPCEVPVIAQISPKDLEVVEKQEQIICNFEEEEEREGSQQVSVSEMSGTQPTEESRPGSAGMAGSLWRAGGLPSEFDSEDVSCSQQGASELSAPGVLEGTESMDDLGEASLKGADGEGASAGSPDFEKFPDIPVNEEDDDDDYDDRVDDMEVESEMTDEPHRQCNDNEEEDEDVEMASEGVTESGLESYGNADEDDFAEDYKLDNLNRMQPSSILPTNISAGNPFADAWMQPLQPDPTLVPTPSTPWQTYSEFPNQAAVQACLDIGSAQTDLLSSQSPPVMDTVSSSPQPSLEHAAEMDMGLKQGLESHSQQISQSDSLLGPELTINTCSDSSTPEEPKDCSTSPGPENQKQASPVKPISVALPDIVPDQCIHRSDHEAEPETLPGDMLAGLSTGLTSVPSSHSSATADEASDPEGDMQISDPTEPASTENECFDNTQVVHSKAALVDECEEACVETEGGGGSDTPQSATSAASYGFECTTSNSNAQSTTESCIKSPGIFSLENEEQLPDEAKDPSLIKELNLAPDCAPANADDLDQQVELQLNSEQEYMLCGKVAEEFPEPCSPRDTVHPATGLESSSTSEHQQDLDLDTPHSYYSTICEKTDSFLTGNV from the exons ATGAAACCTGATGGGGTTGCTGCAACTCCGGCTGAGCCAGTAGATGATGTGGTGGAGCCTGTTCCTGAAGCAGATGTCAATGAGGAGCAGGTCCAACAAGACTCAAATCCATCATCTCCACAGCCTGAGCAGCCAGAAAATGAATTTGTGCAAGAAGGAGCAAACTCAACAGTGCCTCCTGCTGCAAAAGAGGTTGATGGGAAATGTTCAAAACGTAAGGACACAAATAAAGCTCCAGTAAAAACCATGCCTGGTACAGCAGGCGCTAAAGCAACAATGGCAACGGGTGCTGCATCTCGCCCTGCTACTGCTCAAAGCCGAGTGGCCAACGGTGTTATGAAGACAGCCTCAAATGGTGCAAGCAAGAAACCTGCGGGTATGGGCTCTGAGGTGAAGAAAAGTGTCCCTGTTGGAGCATCTGCTCAAGTAAAGAAAGTGCCTGCTGTTGCAACTGCAGCTCCAAGGACACAGGTGAAGCCGGCCGAAAGAAAGCCTGTTGCGTCTGCAAGGCCAGAACCCTCCACAAGTAGTGGGATGAGGAAAACATCAGCAGCAAGCTCATCAACTCTGAGCAAAAAGCCAGGCACAGGGGACAGCAATGCTGCGTTCAAACCCAAGACCACAG CACCAAGGCCTACTACTGCACCAAGGCCTACTACTGCACCAAGGCCTACTACTGCACCAAGGCCTACTACTGCACCTGCAGCAAAAGCTAGTGTTTCAGGAACCTTTAAAGCTGCACCTCTTCCCAAGACAACCAG GCCTACTGTAGCAACTACTCGTCCTTCTACTTCCTTGGCGGCAGTTAGACCAACTACTACTGCTAGTAAATCTACATCTTTAAGAACTGTCTCTGCTCCCTCTGCTGTTGAATCAGCATCATCACAGCCTTCCAAGGCCTCCACTACTGTAGCAGCTAAAAAAG ATATTAAAACCACTACCAGTGCAACAGCCAGAAAACCGGTAGCCTCTTCCACAACACGCTCTACAGCTACAAAGGCCTCCAAACCTGAAGCCCCCAAACTGGGTCCAGCTGCCAAACGTTTACCTAAGGACACTAAAACCTCTCATCTAAAAATGGATGAAACTAAACAAGTACCAACTCGGAAGGTCCCTCCAAGTCCCCGAAACATTTCCGCACGCCCTGCTTCAAGCAAAATGCCTGCAGAACTCAGTAACCACAAGCAGGGAGTAGGTAGTAACCTAATCTCTGCAAAGCGTCCAACAGCCAAACCATCGCAGTCTGTTTTGCCATTAGTCATCAAAGGTAAGCCTTTGGATCAACAATCATCAGAGCTTCAGGAACCTGCTGCAATTTTGGAAACATCTGCCTCTGTAACAACTGTAGCCATAGCACCTGTAGAGTCTATGGTAGAAGCACAAAGTCCTTCAGTTGAGCTAGCACAGTCTGATCAACAAACCAATGCACTTATGGATGGTCTGGGAGAAGGGGTACCTGTCTCAGAGTCTGCAAACATGGAAACTGTGTTACCCAAAGTGACCATGGATGCTGCGCCATTAGATATCCAGTCTGTACCCGAATTTGTAATGTCGAATCCTTCAACTATTGTGCCAGAGCCTGAAAAAGTTTATGACCATGTTTTAGTTGTAGCACCAATGGCACAAGAAATGACTGAGCAAGAACCTGTAACTGCTTCACCGTGTGAGGTCCCAGTTATTGCCCAAATTTCCCCTAAGGACTTGGAAGTTGTGGAGAAGCAAGAGCAAATCATTTGCAATtttgaagaggaggaggagagggaggGCAGTCAGCAGGTCTCTGTGTCTGAAATGAGTGGTACACAGCCTACTGAAGAATCCAGGCCTGGCTCAGCTGGAATGGCTGGCTCGTTATGGCGAGCAGGAGGCCTACCCTCAGAATTTGACTCTGAGGATGTAAGCTGCAGCCAGCAGGGGGCCTCAGAGCTTAGTGCTCCTGGTGTTTTAGAGGGCACTGAAAGTATGGATGATCTAGGTGAGGCTAGCCTGAAAGGTGCTGACGGTGAAGGTGCATCAGCAGGATCTCCGGACTTTGAGAAGTTCCCTGATATTCCGGTCAATGAAGAAGATGATGACGATGACTATGATGATCGTGTTGATGATATGGAAGTAGAATCAGAAATGACCGATGAACCACACAGGCAATGCAATGACAAtgaagaggaagatgaagaCGTGGAGATGGCGAGTGAGGGTGTTACGGAGAGCGGTCTTGAAAGTTATGGAAATGCAGATGAAGATGACTTTGCAGAAGACTACAAGTTGGACAACCTGAACCGTATGCAACCTTCATCAATTCTCCCTACCAACATTTCTGCAGGAAATCCATTTGCTGATGCCTGGATGCAGCCCCTACAACCAGATCCTACCCTTGTACCCACTCCTTCTACTCCTTGGCAAACATACTCCGAATTCCCTAACCAAGCAGCTGTTCAAGCTTGTCTGGATATTGGAAGTGCCCAAACAGATCTGTTGTCCTCTCAGTCACCACCTGTTATGGATACTGTTTCAAGCTCACCTCAGCCTTCTTTAGAGCATGCTGCAGAAATGGATATGGGCCTCAAACAAGGCTTGGAATCCCATTCCCAACAAATTTCTCAGTCAGATTCTCTGCTTGGCCCAGAATTAACCATCAATACTTGTAGTGACTCAAGCACACCTGAGGAGCCAAAAGATTGCAGTACAAGCCCTGGACCTGAGAACCAAAAACAGGCATCGCCAGTTAAACCAATTTCTGTTGCTTTGCCGGACATCGTACCAGATCAATGTATACATAGATCTGACCATGAGGCTGAACCTGAAACTCTACCTGGAGATATGTTGGCTGGTCTGTCAACCGGCCTGACTTCTGTACCGTCCTCCCATTCTTCTGCCACTGCGGATGAGGCTAGTGACCCAGAAGGGGACATGCAGATCAGTGACCCTACTGAACCTGCTTCCACTGAAAATGAATGCTTTGACAACACACAAGTTGTCCACAGCAAAGCAGCTTTGGTGGATGAATGTGAGGAGGCCTGTGTTGAGACAGAAGGAGGTGGTGGTAGTGACACTCCTCAGTCAGCCACTTCAGCTGCCTCCTATGGTTTTGAGTGTACCACCTCTAATTCTAATGCCCAGTCTACGACAGAGAGCTGTATCAAAAGCCCAGGCATTTTTTCTCTCGAAAATGAAGAGCAACTTCCAGATGAAGCCAAAGACCCATCACTTATTAAGGAACTGAACCTTGCACCTGACTGTGCCCCTGCAAATGCTGACGACCTTGACCAGCAAGTAGAGCTTCAGCTCAACTCTGAGCAGGAGTACATGCTTTGTGGGAAGGTTGCTGAGGAGTTTCCAGAGCCTTGCTCACCAAGAGATACTGTCCACCCTGCCACAGGTTTGGAGAGTTCTTCCACCTCAGAGCACCAACAAGACTTGGATCTCGACACACCGCATTCGTACTACTCCACAATATGCGAAAAGACTGATAGCTTCTTAACAGGTAATGTATAG